The DNA segment GCGGGCCGATCGAGGAACCGATCCACGGGCCGACCGACGAACCGATCTACTGGTCGACCGAGGAGCTGACCGACTGGTCGACCGACGGACCGATCTACTGGTCGACCGAGGAGCTGACCGACTGGTCGACCGACGGACCGATCCACCGGTCGACCGACGCGGCCGGCGTCACTCGAGCGCCCGCTCTAGCAGCGTCGCCTCCGCGCGTCGCAGTCGTTCTAGAAACGCCGACTTCGAAACCCCTAGCTCGGCCGCGACGGCGGCCGCGTCGTTCGTTCGAGGGACCTCGAAGTATCCCATCCGGTGGGCCGTCTCGAGCGCTTCGGCCTGACCGGCCGTCAGGTTCCACCGGGAGACGACGGGTGAGTCGTCCGCGTCGCCGAGGGGCGTGAGTCTGACCAGCTGGACGCCGACCGTCTCGCCGGCGGTCTCGAGGACGGCCTGCAGCACCGTCTGGCCGACGACCGCGCCGACGTGGCGCTCGCTACCGTCGCGGTACCGGATCGACTCGACCAGGAAGCCGCGATCGATCAGCCGGTGTACCACACACCGCTCCGTCGAGACACACCGGAACG comes from the Halovivax cerinus genome and includes:
- a CDS encoding helix-turn-helix domain-containing protein, translated to MIDECLVVEFRVTGDDCPLAEASAAVEAPIDAAPPLERADGTTLLRFSTPDGAVGDVLDADDRIRYLHRTSGENGSTFRCVSTERCVVHRLIDRGFLVESIRYRDGSERHVGAVVGQTVLQAVLETAGETVGVQLVRLTPLGDADDSPVVSRWNLTAGQAEALETAHRMGYFEVPRTNDAAAVAAELGVSKSAFLERLRRAEATLLERALE